From Gloeocapsa sp. PCC 73106:
CGCTGGTGTTTGAGGGTAAAACCTGGTCTGTTTATGAACAACTCAGAGAGCAAGATAAAAGGCTGCACAAGAGTCTTTGCCAATTGCTTAAAGAAATGTTACGTGGAGATCCGAGTACAGGTACTGGCAAACCTGAACCTCTCAAGCATAATCTTTCGGGCTTCTGGTCAAGAAGATTATCGGCGAAAGATCGGATAATCTACAAATTCGACGATCGCTATATTTATATCTTCGCTATTGGAGGTCACTACGATAAGTTTCAGGAATAGTGTCGATAACTCAGATCATTTGTTCTGGACGCACCCATTGGTCAAATTCCGCCTCGGTGAGAAACCCTAACTCTACTCCCGCTTGTTTCAGGGTTTTACCCTCACTGTAGGCTTTTTTAGCGATTTGAGCAGAGCGATCGTAGCCTATATAGGGATTGAGTGCGGTGACTAACATTAAGGAATTCTTTAAAAAGTGATTGATTTGGAACTGATTCGCTTCAATTCCCACCACTAGATAATCGGTAAAGCAAGCGCAAGCATCCCCAAGCAATTCTAGGGAGTGAAGGAGATTATGGATAATCACGGGTTTAAACACGTTGAGTTCAAAGTTACCTTGAGTGGCGGCTATAGTAATCGCTGTGTCATTGCCCATAACTTGCACGCATACCATAGTCATCGCTTCGCACTGAGTGGGATTAACTTTACCTGGCATAATAGAAGAACCGGGTTCATTAGCGGGTAAGATTAACTCTCCTAAGCCACAACGAGGACCAGATCCTAACCAGCGCAGATCGTTGGCGATTTTCATCAAAGCACAAGCTAGGGTTTTAACCGCACTACTAGCCATAACTAAAGGTTCGTGACTCGCTAAAGCGGCGAATTTATTGGGTGCGGTAACGAAGGGATAACCCGTCAGTTGAGCGATCGCACTAGCTGCTCTGACAGCAAATTCTGGATGAGTATTAATACCTGTACCCACCGCTGTACCCCCTAAAGCTAATTGATAAAGTTCGGGTAAGGTAGCTTCAATCCGCGCGATCGCAGCTTCTAATTGGCTAACGTAGCCAGAAAATTCTTGTCCCAAGGTTAAAGGGACCGCATCCATCAGATGGGTTCGTCCAATTTTGATAATATCTTTAAAGGCGATCGCTTTACTGTGGAGTGCATTTTTGAGTTTGTTAAGTTGGGGTAATAAACCTTGTTGTATTCCTGTGACCCCTGCTATGTGCATAGCTGTAGGAAAGGTATCATTAGAGGATTGGGACATATTGACGTGGTCATTGGGATGAATAGGATCTTTACTTCCTAATATCCCTCCTGCTAATTCTATACCCCGATTAGCAATGACTTCATTGGTATTCATATTGGTTTGGGTACCGCTTCCAGTTTGCCAAATCCTTAGAGGGAAATGGTCGTCTAACTTACCCTCAATCACTTCTATTGCAGCTTGTATAATTAATTCGGCTTGGCGATCGCTTAATTTGCCTAAATCTCGATTTACCATCGCGGAAGCTTGTTTAACTATACCCATACCAGCGATTATTTCTCGAGGCATAGTATCTCTACCGATGTTAAAGTATTGTAAAGATCGTTGAGTTTGAGCTCCCCAATAGCGATCATTCGGTACAGCGATCGTCCCCATACTATCAACTTCTTGACGCATTTTGACCTCTCCTAAATACCATATTTTCCCGGTGCGATAATCCCCTGAGGATCCACCCCTTTTTTAATATCTTTGAGAAAAGCTAATTTTTCTTTCTCTATCCCATTCGCATCAGGAAGTATGGCTTGTCTATATAAGCTCAAACCTTCAACTGCTACCATGCTTAATACTTGAGAATAGAGCTCCCGAGCTTTTTTACATGAATCTGGATTCACACGCGAGTAGAGAATGGTAATAATTCCTACCAAAGATTGAGGCTCAAATAGGGATAAAGTTAAAGGTAGTTCAAAACCTGCCGCGTTGAACAGACTTTCTAGCTTATTGATAAAATTGTTAATCACCATTTGCTTATTGGGAATCAACACCCCGATCCAAATAATTCCCGTCGCTTCTAAACTGGTATAACGCCAATTAATACTATTCCAAGGTTTAGCGCTAGGATAACCCGATTGTAGCTTAATAAGTTCTTCCAACCCATCGAGTTTACATTTCCAAGCAGGAATAAAAGGAATAATAAAACGTCGTATCAACTCAATTTTCCTCTGATCCATGAGGGTTATTTTAGCTAGTTTACCCAATGCTCTCTTAATGCGACGACGATAGACCCCTATCATCTCTTTATCCCCCATTAAAGCCCCAAATCCTGTCCAATAATAATCAGACCCTATTATATCGGCTTCTGCAATCAAGTCCTTGGCTAACAAATGAGCGTATTGAGGTTCTTGTAGAGAAACAGAGGACATGAATAGACGCATGGGATTGGCAAAATGAATGATATTTTTAATCTCTCCCCCAAATTTTAAGGCTTTTAGCTCTTCTAATACTCTGGGTAATTGGTCTTTTGCTTTTACTTGAATGATTAGTCCTAATATGCGTTCTGGTTGAGGGAATAATCTGATTTTACCCGATAATACTATACCAAAGTTACCCTGAACAAAAAGCTGCGTTAAAGAAGGTCCTAAAGAAAATAAATGACCCGTAGATATAATTTGACCATTAGCTAAAACTATCTCTAAATCAGAAATCGCGTATCGCTTTGCACCGTAGGGAGAATATCCTATACCACCATCAAGAGCATTGCCTAATACGCTAGCTTCTGGTCCTGCACCGGTAGAATCCATTAAAAATGGTTTATCCTCAAGAAATGAGTAGAGTTGTGCTTGACTTACACCTGCTTCGATTCGCACTTCTCCTATTTCGCGATCGTAGTCCGTTATCTGAGTAAAATTAGAGAGATTCACGACAATTTGATTTTGGTCACAGGGAAAGTTAAAACCATAACCTAAATTGCGACCTCTTGATTGGGGATAAAGAGCAAATCTATGATTATGAGCTAATTTTACTAAAGTTTGCACCTGTGCCTTTGTTTGTGGCGATACCTGCAAAAAGCGATCAAAAGGGAGCCCTATTTCCGAACTGGCTTCGACGATTTTAGTTGATATACCTTGATCTTCAACTAAATCTTGGTAAAGACCTAATTTTGACCAGTTGGTATCTTGCTCTAAACTCTGTTTGACTTCCATAGGAAAATTGCTACTTGAGAGTACAAGATAGGAATTATAACTCTTTTTAGCGTTGTTAAAATCTTATTGGGAAGGAGGGTTACAGGCGCGCACAGATTCCCATTATGAAATTATAATAGCACAACAGCTAAAATTTGTCAAGATGAAACATCCAGAATCAACCTGGCGGCTAGCTTGGGGTAGAACAGATCATTTATCAGGTGCTACGTGGCAAGAAGATGGTATCGCTCTATTTACTCCCACCTTTGCTTTCAGTCCCTCCCAACGCTATGTAGTGACTCTAGAAGCTTATTTAACGGGATATCTAGGGAGTCTGGAACTAATCGCCCAATCGTGGGATGATCTGGGGGAAGAGACTCTTAAAGAATTAGTGGGGATGTTTTCCCTAGCTGTATGGGATCGAGAAAGCAGGAAATTGTATTTGGGACGCGATCGCTCTGGTTGTTACACCCTATACTATACTACGCAAGGTTCAACGCGCTGGGCATCATCCTGTTTAAAAGATTTAAAACCCTACCATTCTGCAGAAATCTACCTAAAATATCACGCATTCCGCTTACTTGTTGCCAAGGAATTGTAGAGTATTGATTTCTTAAATTTGGGTCAACATCTTTAGCCGCTTCCCCGATAATTATTAATTGATATAAAACAGCACTTTGTAACAGTTTACTTTGATAAAAATTTTCCCTACCAGTGGCAATAAAAAACTCAATCTGTTGGATAGCTTCCAAAATATCCTGTAAGCGGATTTCATCACTTCTCATAACTTAGTGCTTTGACGGAGTAATTGTTCTTGATAAGGCTGTTTAATCATCTTTTCTGTAAAGACTATAACTTCCAACTTCAATAACTCTCGCAAACTAGTTAATAAACCCCCTAAATCCAGTAAGCTTCTGCCTGCAGCTAAATCTACTAGAAAAATTACCTCAGTTGACTTTAAAACATAGCGAAGATTGGAGGCGCCATAGCTCATAGCTAATTGCTGAATTTCAGTTCGATGAGCTTGAATGATATTTAAACGATCGCTTTGATTTGACTCTTGTTTTAATTGCTCAGAAGAAGCTAAATGATTGGATAAAATTCTTTTTTCCTCTAAGCTTAAGGATTCTACCTGTTGTAGGATTTGGCTCAAATTAGTTTGACTCATAATCTCGGTTTATCTAGAAAGAATCTCGGCTTGTTTCCTTACCATATCAAAATTCTTAATTAGACTTCAAGAATAAGTACGTCCTTTCCAAGCGCCTCCCAAACCACGCCAGTGACGCCAAGCTGAATCTATAGTCATCAAGGTGTATAAAAAAGCGATATAGGGTAAGCTTAGGCTTCGCCACGGAGAACAATTATATAATCTGAGTGTAGGTATATACGCTACGCACATTAGCAACCAGGTTAATAAACCCAAAATCAAGATCGTTTGATTTCCTTGGATTAATCCTATGATGATGCTCACCGGTGGTACTAGATAAATTATTCCCATAGCGATCGCTGTTCCTATTAATAGCCAAAGAGAATAATTAAGCTGAGTATAAGCTGTTCTAGCTACCATATCCCAGAGCGTAGTTAAAGAATCATAGGGACGCAGACTCAGGGTACTTTCGGTTAAACCTAACCAAATCTTCCGGTGAGGGGATTTAACCGCTTGAGCTAAAGTACAATCGTCGATTAGTGCATCCCTTAAAATTTTGATCCCCCCAATCTCTTGGAGAGTTTGTCTTTCAATTAGTATACATCCACCTGCAGCTGCGGCGGTTGAGCGTCTAGGATCGTTCACCCAAGCAAAAGGATATAGTTTTTGAAAGAAAAAAACAAAAGCAGGGACTAATAATTTTTCCCAAAAACTCTCGCAGCGCAATTTAACCATGAGAGAAACTAAAGAAATCTTTTCTGTTTCGGCTTTATCTACCAATTGACGCAGATTTTCCGGTCCATGCTCAATATCTGCGTCAGTAAAAAGATAATAAGCGATCTCAGGATAGTTGGTTTCAGCGTAGTTAATACCCTGTTGCATTGCCCAAAGTTTACCAGTCCAACCAGAAGGTAGAGGTTGACCAGTAATTACCGCCAATCTCTGGGGTTGATTTAAAGCTCGAGCTAAAACTGCTGTTTCATCTTCGCTTTGATCATCTACTAGTATAATTTTGAGCGAGCCAGAATATTGCTGATTCAGTAAAGATTTAAGACTGGTTTCAATTACAGCAGCTTCGTTGCGCGCGGGAATAATCGCACAAACCCCAGGTAAAACAGAGAGTTTTTCTCCAAAATCCTCCAAACGTTGATCACAGCGCCAAAATTTGCCCCAAGCGCTCAGGAGAATTAGCCAAATAACTAAAGAAGTAACGATTAATAATTCTAGATACATAAAAAATGTTAGATGTTAGGTTAAACTTTTACCCTTTACCCTTTCCCCTTTAAGATCCCTTTCCCCTGGATTTCCCTCCGCGCGATATCTGCTATACTAGAAATAAACTATCTATGCCGTACTATTTAATCTACGATGGTAATTGTAATCTATGCGTTAACTTTACCAAAGCTTTAGAACAAATAGACCAGGGTAAGACTTTTCGCTATACACCGATGCAAGACCGAGAAATGCTTGACAGTTTAGGGATTAAAGAACAAGACTGTCAAAAAGGGATGATTTTAATTGACTCTACCAGAAGCGATCGCCGTTGGCAAGGTAGCGACGCGGCTGAAGCTATCACCAGTTTATTACCCATGGGAGATCCTTTGATTGATTTATATCGCTCTCTACCCGCATTTAAATGGTTAGGCGATCGCCTTTACGACCAAGTCAGAGATAATCGTTATCAATGGTTCGGTAAGCGCGAAACTACCTACGTTTCTAACTATCCCTTCGATTGTCAATGTCAACCCAAATAACATCAATCCATGCTTCAATGTCAGCCTCAATGTGAGCCTAATCAAGTAGCGATCAAACAGCTACAAACATTCCAAGGTAAGATTTTAAACTCAGATAAAGCCCAGCGCATGGCAGAATTTTTCAGTCTGTTGGGCGATCCTAATCGTTTGCGCATTCTCTCGGTTTTAGCCAATCAAGAACTCTGCGTTTGCGATTTAGCCGCTACTTTAGATATGGGAGAATCGGCGGTTTCTCACCAATTGCGTACCCTTAAATCCATGCGTCTAGTTAGCTACGAAAAAAGAGGACGCAAAGTTTTCTACCGTCTTTTAGATCACCATGTCTTAGAACTTTATCAATCCGTGGCAGAACACTTAGATGAAATAGAGTAAACTACTTATTAAAGATTTGTTTGTTTACTTTTTTTAAAATATGCTAAATTACTTCCAGTTTATTAAGACTTAAACCTAAAAGTTACGACAATAGTTTAGTCTAGGTATCTTTATTTAATTTGGGAAACAACTTAATGCGCTTTAGTCAAATAGTCACAATATTCGCAACTGCAATAGTTATCTCTCCTGGAATAGCTAATGCTGAATTTTTTGAGTTTGTAGAAAATCCCGGTTTTGAAGAACCAGTGCAAACCGTTGAACCCATACCTGATGTGGGTCCTTTTGATTTTGCTACACCACCGGGTTGGGATTTATACGACCCTAATAACCTGATTCCGCCCAATCCCGACTTAAGTACTTCCTTTACTGGGGGTTGGCGACCATCGGATTTATTCTATCCTAGTGTACCCGAAGGAGAACAGATTAGTTCTATTTTCCTAGTTCCACCAGGTGCTGGAGAAGTTGGTTTAACTCAAGTAATTGAAAACTTTATCTCACCGGAGATTGAATATACTCTTTCTGTGGCTGTTGGTAACCCAGGTGGGGGCGGTTTTGATGGTTTTCCCGGTTATAGAGCGGAATTACTGGCGGGAGATACGGTAGTCGCTGTGGATAATAATGGTTTGACTATTCCTGAGGGTAGTTTTGAGCGCGTGACACTAGTCTATGATAATAGAAGCGGAAATGATCAAGGTGTGGGTCAACCCTTAACCCTGCGATTAGTTAATCTCAATCTGGATAATGGTAGCAATCCCGAAGGTGGGAACGGAATTGAGGTCAATTTTGACGATGTTCGCTTCCAAATTACTTCGATTCCTGAAAACGGTGCGAACTCCTGGCAATTATCCTTATTGTTGGTGGGTATTGGGACTATAATGAGAATTAAGCCCAGAAAAAAAGGTATAGATTAAGTGTCTTACCGAAGTTTTTAAAATAAAAAATGGGTAAAGGAGTTAAGTAACCTTTGCCCTTTATCGTTTACATAAGAAAGTTTAATTGAGCTATGTTTGATGCTTTAGCAGAACGTTTAGA
This genomic window contains:
- a CDS encoding glycosyltransferase is translated as MYLELLIVTSLVIWLILLSAWGKFWRCDQRLEDFGEKLSVLPGVCAIIPARNEAAVIETSLKSLLNQQYSGSLKIILVDDQSEDETAVLARALNQPQRLAVITGQPLPSGWTGKLWAMQQGINYAETNYPEIAYYLFTDADIEHGPENLRQLVDKAETEKISLVSLMVKLRCESFWEKLLVPAFVFFFQKLYPFAWVNDPRRSTAAAAGGCILIERQTLQEIGGIKILRDALIDDCTLAQAVKSPHRKIWLGLTESTLSLRPYDSLTTLWDMVARTAYTQLNYSLWLLIGTAIAMGIIYLVPPVSIIIGLIQGNQTILILGLLTWLLMCVAYIPTLRLYNCSPWRSLSLPYIAFLYTLMTIDSAWRHWRGLGGAWKGRTYS
- a CDS encoding thiol-disulfide oxidoreductase DCC family protein; the encoded protein is MPYYLIYDGNCNLCVNFTKALEQIDQGKTFRYTPMQDREMLDSLGIKEQDCQKGMILIDSTRSDRRWQGSDAAEAITSLLPMGDPLIDLYRSLPAFKWLGDRLYDQVRDNRYQWFGKRETTYVSNYPFDCQCQPK
- a CDS encoding FAD-binding oxidoreductase, whose protein sequence is MEVKQSLEQDTNWSKLGLYQDLVEDQGISTKIVEASSEIGLPFDRFLQVSPQTKAQVQTLVKLAHNHRFALYPQSRGRNLGYGFNFPCDQNQIVVNLSNFTQITDYDREIGEVRIEAGVSQAQLYSFLEDKPFLMDSTGAGPEASVLGNALDGGIGYSPYGAKRYAISDLEIVLANGQIISTGHLFSLGPSLTQLFVQGNFGIVLSGKIRLFPQPERILGLIIQVKAKDQLPRVLEELKALKFGGEIKNIIHFANPMRLFMSSVSLQEPQYAHLLAKDLIAEADIIGSDYYWTGFGALMGDKEMIGVYRRRIKRALGKLAKITLMDQRKIELIRRFIIPFIPAWKCKLDGLEELIKLQSGYPSAKPWNSINWRYTSLEATGIIWIGVLIPNKQMVINNFINKLESLFNAAGFELPLTLSLFEPQSLVGIITILYSRVNPDSCKKARELYSQVLSMVAVEGLSLYRQAILPDANGIEKEKLAFLKDIKKGVDPQGIIAPGKYGI
- a CDS encoding Txe/YoeB family addiction module toxin encodes the protein MRSLVFEGKTWSVYEQLREQDKRLHKSLCQLLKEMLRGDPSTGTGKPEPLKHNLSGFWSRRLSAKDRIIYKFDDRYIYIFAIGGHYDKFQE
- the fumC gene encoding class II fumarate hydratase, giving the protein MRQEVDSMGTIAVPNDRYWGAQTQRSLQYFNIGRDTMPREIIAGMGIVKQASAMVNRDLGKLSDRQAELIIQAAIEVIEGKLDDHFPLRIWQTGSGTQTNMNTNEVIANRGIELAGGILGSKDPIHPNDHVNMSQSSNDTFPTAMHIAGVTGIQQGLLPQLNKLKNALHSKAIAFKDIIKIGRTHLMDAVPLTLGQEFSGYVSQLEAAIARIEATLPELYQLALGGTAVGTGINTHPEFAVRAASAIAQLTGYPFVTAPNKFAALASHEPLVMASSAVKTLACALMKIANDLRWLGSGPRCGLGELILPANEPGSSIMPGKVNPTQCEAMTMVCVQVMGNDTAITIAATQGNFELNVFKPVIIHNLLHSLELLGDACACFTDYLVVGIEANQFQINHFLKNSLMLVTALNPYIGYDRSAQIAKKAYSEGKTLKQAGVELGFLTEAEFDQWVRPEQMI
- a CDS encoding helix-turn-helix transcriptional regulator codes for the protein MLQCQPQCEPNQVAIKQLQTFQGKILNSDKAQRMAEFFSLLGDPNRLRILSVLANQELCVCDLAATLDMGESAVSHQLRTLKSMRLVSYEKRGRKVFYRLLDHHVLELYQSVAEHLDEIE
- a CDS encoding DUF86 domain-containing protein, whose protein sequence is MRSDEIRLQDILEAIQQIEFFIATGRENFYQSKLLQSAVLYQLIIIGEAAKDVDPNLRNQYSTIPWQQVSGMRDILGRFLQNGRVLNLLNRMMPSALNLA